A window of the Ruminococcaceae bacterium KH2T8 genome harbors these coding sequences:
- a CDS encoding RNAse III yields the protein MKDLNSGEFEAALGYTFKNRELLQLAFTHTTYVFEHNMGHYLSNQRLEYIGDAVMDLVIGQKLYEIKPEADEGYLSKTRSIIVCERSFAAVARRLDMGSYLLLGKGEAQTGGTDKDSTLADAFESIIAAVYFDGGFKEAERVVLTNLDSTIKDAIDGKIFLDYKSRLLEIAQMKNNQHKIEFILVGESGPAHLREFEVEVYADERFLAKAKGHSKKDAEQRGAEAAIQVYQEMFGV from the coding sequence ATGAAAGATCTAAACAGTGGGGAATTCGAGGCAGCACTCGGATATACTTTTAAGAACAGAGAACTCCTTCAGCTCGCGTTTACACACACCACCTATGTTTTTGAACACAACATGGGACATTATCTTTCGAACCAGAGGCTCGAATATATAGGTGATGCAGTGATGGACCTTGTTATCGGTCAAAAGCTCTATGAGATCAAGCCCGAAGCGGATGAAGGTTATCTTTCCAAGACAAGGAGCATTATCGTCTGCGAGAGGTCTTTCGCGGCAGTTGCCAGAAGACTTGATATGGGCAGTTATCTTCTCCTCGGTAAGGGTGAGGCTCAGACCGGAGGAACGGACAAGGATTCAACTTTGGCAGATGCTTTTGAGTCCATTATCGCCGCAGTTTACTTTGACGGCGGATTCAAGGAAGCCGAAAGAGTCGTTCTAACTAATCTCGACAGTACTATCAAGGATGCTATCGACGGCAAGATATTCCTAGATTATAAGAGCAGGCTCCTCGAGATCGCTCAGATGAAGAATAATCAGCATAAGATCGAATTCATCCTCGTAGGGGAATCGGGTCCCGCCCATCTTCGTGAGTTCGAAGTTGAGGTTTATGCCGACGAGAGATTCCTTGCTAAGGCTAAGGGTCACAGCAAGAAAGATGCTGAGCAGAGAGGCGCTGAGGCTGCTATCCAGGTTTACCAGGAGATGTTCGGCGTCTGA
- a CDS encoding acyl carrier protein, translating to MTNEELFDSIKSMIVDQLGVEEDKITMDSSFVDDLNADSLDMVELVMAMEQEFDVSIPDEVAEKVGTVGDAVEYIKSLAE from the coding sequence ATGACAAACGAAGAATTATTCGATAGCATTAAGTCCATGATCGTTGATCAGCTTGGTGTTGAAGAGGATAAGATCACAATGGATTCATCTTTCGTAGATGATCTTAACGCAGATTCACTTGATATGGTTGAGCTCGTTATGGCTATGGAGCAGGAGTTCGACGTATCCATCCCCGATGAAGTTGCTGAGAAGGTTGGCACAGTCGGTGATGCAGTTGAGTACATCAAGAGTCTTGCTGAATAA